From Stenotrophomonas nitritireducens, the proteins below share one genomic window:
- the infA gene encoding translation initiation factor IF-1, with protein sequence MSKDDSIEFEGTVSETLPNTTFRVRLENGHEIIAHISGRMRKNYIRILTGDRVKVEMTPYDLTKGRITYRMK encoded by the coding sequence ATGTCGAAAGACGACTCCATCGAGTTCGAGGGCACCGTCAGCGAGACGTTGCCGAACACCACTTTCCGCGTTCGTCTGGAAAATGGGCATGAAATCATCGCCCACATCTCCGGCCGCATGCGCAAGAACTACATCCGCATCCTGACCGGCGACCGCGTCAAGGTTGAGATGACGCCGTACGACCTGACCAAGGGCCGTATCACCTACCGCATGAAGTAA
- the hflD gene encoding high frequency lysogenization protein HflD, with translation MTFSIDDRVLALAGIAQALQQVRRIAETGHSESAIVRTAMDSVLRIDASSPAAVYGSATQLEPGLRLLRDYFRNQGKDALLPRLALSVMQLERRFVREGATIDKVEAGIQRAASIAQERGDSSHPDVLSAMGALYADTISQLKPRIMVQGNPHYLGQAMVVSEIRALLLAAVRSAVLWRQLGGAYWDFLFSRKAMLEAIERRLR, from the coding sequence ATGACTTTTTCTATCGATGACCGCGTACTTGCCTTGGCCGGCATTGCCCAGGCCTTGCAGCAGGTGCGCCGCATCGCCGAAACCGGCCATTCGGAAAGCGCCATCGTGCGCACCGCGATGGACAGCGTGCTGCGTATCGACGCCAGCTCGCCGGCGGCCGTGTACGGCAGCGCCACCCAGCTCGAACCGGGCCTGCGCCTGCTGCGTGATTACTTCCGCAACCAGGGCAAAGATGCGTTGCTGCCACGGCTGGCGTTGTCGGTGATGCAGCTGGAACGCCGTTTCGTGCGGGAAGGCGCCACCATCGACAAGGTAGAGGCCGGGATCCAGCGTGCTGCCAGCATTGCCCAGGAACGCGGCGACAGCAGCCATCCGGACGTACTGAGTGCGATGGGTGCGCTGTACGCCGACACCATCAGCCAGCTCAAGCCGCGCATCATGGTGCAAGGCAACCCGCATTACCTGGGCCAGGCGATGGTGGTGTCCGAGATCCGCGCGTTGCTGCTGGCGGCGGTGCGCTCGGCCGTGCTCTGGCGCCAGCTGGGCGGTGCCTACTGGGATTTCCTGTTCTCGCGCAAAGCCATGCTCGAAGCCATCGAGCGGCGCCTGCGCTGA
- the aat gene encoding leucyl/phenylalanyl-tRNA--protein transferase, whose amino-acid sequence MSNKGPFLLDTASDAPFPPAELALRDPEGLLAIGGDLSPLRLLNAYASGIFPWFSQGQPLLWWSPDPRMVFRTDQVHLSSRFRRSLRNSTWTIRADTAFAEVMQACAQAPRPGQDGTWITPDMLAAYVQLHQLGYAHSVEVFDDEELVGGIYGVAIGQMFFGESMFSGRSGGSKVALAALAGTLARWGWPLMDAQVENPHLLRMGAEHLPRTEFLAAVAALVQMPGDASSWARRFGELPASALA is encoded by the coding sequence ATGAGCAATAAAGGCCCCTTCCTGCTGGATACCGCCAGCGATGCGCCCTTCCCTCCTGCGGAGCTGGCGCTGAGGGACCCGGAAGGTCTGCTTGCCATTGGCGGCGACCTGAGTCCTTTACGGCTGCTCAATGCGTATGCCAGCGGCATCTTTCCGTGGTTTTCGCAGGGTCAGCCGCTGCTGTGGTGGTCGCCGGACCCGCGCATGGTGTTCCGCACCGATCAGGTCCACCTGTCCTCGCGGTTCCGCCGCAGCCTGCGCAACAGCACCTGGACGATCCGCGCCGATACCGCCTTCGCCGAGGTCATGCAGGCCTGCGCGCAGGCGCCACGGCCCGGGCAGGATGGCACCTGGATCACCCCCGACATGCTTGCCGCCTACGTGCAGCTGCACCAGCTTGGCTATGCGCACTCGGTGGAAGTGTTTGACGACGAGGAACTGGTTGGCGGCATCTACGGCGTCGCCATCGGCCAGATGTTTTTCGGGGAAAGCATGTTCAGCGGCCGCAGCGGCGGTTCGAAGGTGGCGCTTGCGGCGCTGGCCGGCACCCTGGCGCGCTGGGGCTGGCCCTTGATGGATGCGCAGGTGGAGAACCCGCACCTGCTGCGGATGGGCGCTGAGCACCTGCCGCGCACGGAGTTTCTGGCCGCCGTTGCAGCACTGGTGCAAATGCCGGGCGATGCCAGCAGCTGGGCGCGCAGGTTTGGCGAACTTCCGGCCTCGGCGCTGGCCTGA
- the clpS gene encoding ATP-dependent Clp protease adapter ClpS, protein MSQKTQHDSDHGLLVAPGKPEVAPPPQYQVMLLNDDYTPMDFVVTVLQSFFSMDMDKATQVMLHVHTRGRGICGVYTREVAETKVAQVNEFSRMNQHPLLCTMERA, encoded by the coding sequence ATGTCCCAGAAGACCCAACACGATAGCGACCATGGCCTGCTGGTCGCCCCCGGCAAGCCCGAGGTGGCGCCCCCGCCGCAGTACCAAGTGATGCTGCTCAACGACGACTACACCCCGATGGATTTCGTGGTGACGGTCCTGCAGAGCTTTTTTTCGATGGACATGGACAAGGCCACCCAGGTGATGCTGCATGTCCATACCCGCGGCCGTGGCATCTGCGGTGTCTATACCCGCGAGGTGGCCGAAACCAAGGTCGCGCAGGTCAACGAGTTCTCGCGCATGAACCAGCATCCGTTGCTGTGCACGATGGAACGCGCCTGA
- a CDS encoding methyl-accepting chemotaxis protein has translation MYSRIAIRLAAPLVLTLLVVVAAALSWPSAALWAILTTMVLSWLVFAWWSVHTQAQRSPEHAKVLKEQDQLLNELRSFVSNEIDGSRSEIERARELIRQAVGGLGSSFDAMSRKSRQQSQALARIVDRAGDEGGSGVDVARFAQNASHQMEQLVEALEQVSGQSSNTVQHIDQMAQHLDGIFALLEDVKSIADQTNLLALNAAIEAARAGEAGRGFAVVADEVRNLSERSTTFNEQIRKLAHSSKDAIAKVRETVTHMASRDMDRSREARTEAASMLDSVAAINASLGDGMREISECGRAIDGSVAEAVRALQFEDIATQALGGVHTHLDRLGAINREAVALQELLHRNGGVFDGEMITALHCTGSRLREMRVEWERPPHKPVSQQSMGAGTVELF, from the coding sequence ATGTATTCACGTATAGCAATCCGTTTGGCAGCCCCGTTGGTCCTCACCCTTCTGGTCGTGGTCGCTGCTGCCCTGTCCTGGCCTTCGGCAGCGCTGTGGGCGATTTTGACCACCATGGTGCTGAGCTGGCTGGTGTTCGCCTGGTGGAGCGTGCATACGCAAGCCCAGCGCTCGCCCGAGCACGCCAAGGTGTTGAAGGAGCAGGATCAGCTGCTCAATGAGCTGCGCAGCTTCGTCAGCAACGAGATCGACGGCTCGCGCAGCGAGATCGAACGTGCCCGCGAGCTCATCCGGCAGGCCGTCGGCGGGCTGGGCAGCAGCTTCGACGCGATGAGCCGCAAATCGCGCCAGCAGAGCCAGGCACTGGCCCGCATTGTCGACCGTGCCGGCGATGAAGGCGGCAGCGGCGTCGATGTGGCGCGTTTCGCCCAGAACGCCAGTCACCAGATGGAACAATTGGTCGAGGCGCTGGAACAGGTCAGCGGCCAGAGCAGCAACACCGTGCAGCACATCGACCAGATGGCGCAGCACCTGGACGGCATTTTTGCCCTGCTCGAAGACGTCAAGTCCATTGCCGACCAGACCAACCTGCTGGCCTTGAATGCCGCCATTGAAGCCGCGCGCGCCGGTGAAGCCGGGCGTGGCTTTGCGGTTGTGGCCGACGAGGTGCGCAACCTTTCCGAGCGCTCAACCACCTTCAACGAGCAGATCCGCAAGCTGGCCCACAGCTCCAAGGACGCCATTGCCAAGGTGCGCGAAACCGTCACCCACATGGCCTCGCGCGATATGGACCGGTCGCGTGAAGCACGTACCGAAGCCGCCTCGATGCTGGACAGCGTGGCAGCCATCAACGCCTCGCTCGGTGACGGCATGCGCGAGATCTCCGAATGCGGCCGTGCCATCGACGGCAGCGTGGCCGAGGCCGTGCGCGCCCTGCAGTTCGAAGACATCGCCACCCAGGCCCTGGGCGGGGTGCACACCCATCTTGACCGCCTGGGTGCGATCAACCGCGAAGCGGTCGCCCTACAGGAACTGCTGCATCGCAATGGCGGCGTGTTCGACGGCGAGATGATCACCGCCCTGCATTGCACCGGCAGCCGCCTGCGCGAAATGCGGGTTGAGTGGGAGCGTCCGCCGCACAAGCCGGTGTCGCAGCAGAGCATGGGTGCAGGCACGGTGGAACTGTTCTGA
- the mnmA gene encoding tRNA 2-thiouridine(34) synthase MnmA, whose product MSNPNIVVGVSGGVDSSVAALTLVQQGLDVAGLFMQNWADDGSGHCRAEDDRRDAVAVCGRLDIPFHFRDFSTEYWQGVFEHFLAEYAAGRTPNPDVLCNREVKFKHFLDAARELGAERIATGHYAQVDQSAGRWRLLRGADRGKDQSYFLHQLGQAQLAATLFPIGHMEKSELRRIARDAGLPTHAKKDSTGICFIGERDFREFLGQYLPAREGEIQDPDGQVIARHPGVFYFTLGQREGLNIGGVRGRPAAPWFVVGKDVARNILYVDQGHDSPWLQSQWLRSETMHWIAGSPPARSFACTAQTRYRQPDEACTVTVRDDGTLDVHFARPQRAVTPGQSLVLYDGMECLGGAVIAATDAPLERRLAAPVTP is encoded by the coding sequence GTGAGCAATCCGAATATCGTGGTGGGCGTGTCCGGCGGGGTCGACTCGTCGGTGGCCGCGCTCACCCTGGTCCAGCAAGGCCTGGATGTCGCCGGCCTGTTCATGCAGAACTGGGCCGATGATGGCAGCGGCCATTGCCGCGCCGAGGATGACCGGCGCGATGCGGTGGCAGTCTGCGGGAGGCTGGATATCCCCTTCCACTTCCGCGATTTCTCGACGGAATACTGGCAGGGCGTGTTCGAGCACTTCCTGGCCGAATACGCCGCCGGCCGCACGCCCAACCCGGACGTGCTGTGCAACCGCGAGGTCAAGTTCAAGCACTTCCTGGATGCCGCCCGCGAGCTGGGCGCCGAACGCATCGCTACCGGCCACTACGCCCAGGTGGACCAGTCCGCCGGCCGCTGGCGGCTGCTGCGTGGCGCCGACCGCGGCAAGGACCAGAGCTATTTCCTGCATCAGCTCGGGCAGGCCCAACTGGCGGCTACCTTGTTCCCGATCGGCCACATGGAGAAAAGCGAGCTGCGCCGCATTGCCCGCGACGCCGGCCTGCCGACCCATGCAAAGAAGGATTCCACCGGCATCTGTTTCATCGGCGAACGTGATTTCCGCGAGTTCCTGGGCCAGTACCTGCCGGCCCGGGAAGGCGAGATCCAGGACCCCGATGGCCAGGTCATCGCCCGTCACCCCGGCGTGTTCTATTTCACCCTGGGCCAGCGCGAAGGCCTGAACATCGGTGGCGTGCGCGGCCGCCCGGCGGCACCGTGGTTCGTGGTGGGCAAGGATGTGGCCCGCAACATCCTGTATGTCGACCAGGGCCACGACAGCCCCTGGCTGCAGTCACAGTGGCTGCGCAGCGAGACCATGCACTGGATTGCCGGCAGCCCGCCCGCACGCAGCTTCGCGTGCACCGCACAGACCCGCTACCGGCAGCCGGACGAGGCCTGCACGGTCACGGTGCGCGATGACGGTACGCTGGATGTGCACTTCGCGCGCCCGCAACGCGCCGTCACCCCGGGTCAATCGTTGGTGCTGTACGACGGTATGGAATGCCTGGGCGGCGCGGTGATCGCCGCAACCGATGCACCTTTGGAGCGCCGTCTGGCGGCTCCTGTTACCCCTTGA
- the clpA gene encoding ATP-dependent Clp protease ATP-binding subunit ClpA, with product MFSKDLEQTIGQCYKRAREARHEYMTVEHLLLALLENASAQAVLKACGADLERLGRELEKAINASVSLLAEDDGRDTQPTLGFQRVLQRAVYHVQSSGKKEVTGANVLVAIFGEKESHAVYYLNQQDVTRLDVVNYLSHGVGKSGDDPEMSSPLEGEGRVEGADGEGKGDSLNEFASNLNELAKAGRIDPLVGRRDEIERTIQVLCRRRKNNPLYVGEAGVGKTAIAEGLAKRIVDGEVPDVLADAVIYSLDLGALVAGTKYRGDFEKRLKGVITALKKIPNSVLFIDEIHTIIGAGSASGGTMDASNLIKPALASGELRCIGSTTFQEYRGIFEKDRALARRFQKIDIVEPTVGEAYEILKGLRPKYEAHHSVTYADDALQAAVDLSVKHIADRLLPDKAIDVIDEAGARQRLLPEGQRKERIDIEEIETIIAKMARIPAKQVTASDKDVLQHLERNLKMVIFGQDQGIESLTSAIKLSRSGLASPDKPIGNFLFAGPTGVGKTEVTRQLALQLGIELVRFDMSEYMEPHSISRLIGAPPGYVGFDQGGLLTEKIVKTPHCVLLLDEVEKAHPDIFNILLQVMDRGVLTDTNGREANFKNVILVMTTNAGATQAARRSIGFTKQNHATDAMEVIRKSFTPEFRNRLDAVVQFQPLGFSHILRVVDKFLIELEMLLQDKHVSLSATPAAREWLAQHGFDADMGARPMHRVIQDKVKRPLADELLFGKLANGGKVSIDVRDGELIVDTESEPEHLLPATV from the coding sequence ATGTTCAGTAAAGACCTCGAGCAGACCATTGGTCAGTGCTACAAGCGCGCCCGGGAAGCCCGTCACGAATACATGACGGTTGAACATCTCTTGCTGGCCCTGTTGGAAAACGCATCGGCACAGGCTGTGCTGAAAGCATGTGGCGCGGATCTAGAGCGCCTGGGAAGGGAGCTGGAAAAGGCGATCAACGCCTCGGTCTCGCTGTTGGCCGAAGACGACGGCCGCGACACGCAGCCTACGCTGGGTTTCCAGCGCGTACTGCAGCGGGCCGTGTACCACGTGCAGTCCTCGGGCAAGAAGGAGGTTACCGGTGCCAATGTGCTGGTGGCGATCTTCGGCGAAAAAGAATCGCACGCGGTTTATTACCTCAATCAGCAGGATGTGACCCGGCTGGACGTGGTCAATTACCTGTCCCACGGCGTGGGCAAGAGTGGCGACGACCCGGAAATGTCCTCCCCGCTGGAAGGCGAGGGCCGGGTTGAAGGCGCTGATGGCGAAGGCAAGGGCGACTCGCTCAACGAGTTCGCCAGCAATCTCAACGAGCTGGCCAAAGCCGGGCGGATCGATCCGCTGGTCGGCCGTCGCGATGAGATCGAACGCACCATCCAGGTGCTGTGCCGCCGCCGCAAGAACAACCCGCTATACGTGGGTGAGGCCGGCGTGGGCAAGACCGCCATCGCCGAAGGCCTGGCCAAGCGCATCGTCGACGGCGAGGTGCCGGACGTGCTGGCCGATGCGGTGATCTACTCGTTGGATCTCGGCGCGCTGGTAGCGGGCACCAAGTACCGTGGCGACTTCGAGAAGCGCCTCAAGGGCGTGATCACTGCACTGAAGAAGATCCCCAACTCGGTGCTGTTCATCGACGAGATCCACACCATCATCGGTGCCGGTTCGGCTTCCGGTGGCACCATGGATGCGTCCAACCTGATCAAGCCGGCACTGGCCTCGGGCGAGCTACGCTGCATCGGCTCGACCACCTTCCAGGAATACCGTGGCATTTTCGAGAAGGACCGTGCGCTGGCGCGGCGCTTCCAGAAAATCGACATCGTCGAGCCGACCGTTGGCGAGGCCTACGAGATTCTCAAGGGCCTGCGGCCGAAGTACGAAGCACACCACAGCGTGACGTATGCCGACGATGCCTTGCAGGCAGCGGTGGACCTGTCGGTCAAGCACATCGCCGACCGGCTGTTGCCGGACAAGGCCATCGATGTCATCGACGAGGCCGGCGCACGCCAGCGGCTGTTGCCGGAAGGGCAGCGCAAGGAGCGCATCGACATCGAGGAAATCGAAACCATCATTGCCAAAATGGCGCGCATCCCGGCCAAGCAGGTCACTGCCAGTGACAAGGATGTGCTGCAGCACCTGGAGCGCAATCTGAAGATGGTGATCTTCGGCCAGGACCAGGGCATTGAGTCGCTGACCTCGGCGATCAAGCTGTCGCGCTCCGGTCTGGCCAGCCCGGACAAGCCGATCGGCAACTTCCTGTTCGCCGGCCCCACCGGCGTGGGCAAGACCGAGGTGACCCGTCAGCTGGCGTTGCAGCTGGGTATCGAGCTGGTGCGCTTCGACATGTCCGAGTACATGGAGCCGCATTCGATCAGCCGCCTGATTGGTGCCCCTCCGGGCTATGTCGGCTTCGACCAGGGCGGCCTGCTGACCGAGAAAATCGTCAAGACGCCGCATTGCGTGCTGCTGTTGGACGAGGTGGAGAAGGCGCATCCGGACATCTTCAACATCCTGTTGCAGGTGATGGACCGCGGCGTGCTCACCGACACCAACGGCCGTGAGGCCAACTTCAAGAACGTGATCCTGGTGATGACCACCAATGCCGGTGCCACCCAAGCTGCACGTCGCTCGATTGGTTTCACCAAGCAGAACCATGCCACCGACGCGATGGAGGTAATCCGCAAGAGCTTCACCCCTGAGTTCCGCAACCGCCTGGATGCGGTGGTGCAGTTCCAGCCGCTGGGCTTCAGCCACATCCTGCGGGTGGTGGACAAGTTCCTGATCGAGCTGGAGATGCTGCTGCAGGACAAGCACGTTTCGTTGTCGGCCACCCCGGCCGCCCGCGAATGGCTGGCACAACATGGTTTCGACGCGGACATGGGCGCACGCCCGATGCATCGGGTGATCCAGGACAAGGTGAAGCGCCCGCTGGCCGACGAGCTGCTGTTCGGCAAGCTGGCCAACGGTGGCAAGGTCAGCATCGACGTCCGCGATGGCGAGTTGATCGTGGACACCGAGTCCGAGCCGGAGCACCTGTTGCCGGCAACGGTGTAA
- a CDS encoding bifunctional diguanylate cyclase/phosphodiesterase, whose product MEIDRVDRGVIASLLRHPLNAAVVLLDTDGQPLAANAMARNLGLPERLSRYCQQLACARQQLTHQDAVACPLPGEGRRLEGWLSAVQSPSTEPLGYLYSVASDTEARNARWAIAMESAGHSLWDWDIVSDAIVRTTPIHASSPVPAGMGLLDEVHPEDQLQLRQAIATHLHDPQVPFACQFRLRQADGSWHWVLDRGQVIARAGDGQPLRMVGTYTDIQQQKALEDELRSQQALLQRAQRVAGMGSWVWEPQRGRVQWSEEFAASIGWGDVSLPTGRQWLRTLTNDARRHLFGSWRRLLDDAAGGSFDLTWGRDPVTQQQLRIWVELDYDSAGVLQRVLGQVQNISNQRRTDALIRWRTELLNRVSALGRIGGCEIEVDTRAMQWTEECYRIHGLRKAPVTLDQALDLYTPDSRDLFEAALLRIATGGLPEQLDLCFYRPSGQRVWVQVLIELDQREGLPERYVVLFRDITREREADERLELLAHYDLLTGLPNRMLLREQGAEAIIEARERGAVLAMLFIDLDGFKTINDTFGHATGDMLLKAAAARLHQNLRNADLFARFNGDEFIVILRNLVEPEDAGHVARKLIASLAEPLYREDATLKVGASVGIALLDEGRNDFDSLLRAADAAMHAAKEAGRNTYQYYSQDALARTQRRVEIEHALHGAVERDEFSLVYQPLVHANGDPVPSIEALLRWNSGRIGVCNPAEFIPIAEKCGEIIHIGDWVLREVCRQAVVWQQAGLQFDRVAVNVSALQLRDRGFAERVVSICQQSGWPAQRLELELTESALIRDTDALRQCFDVFEQHGIPLAVDDFGTGFSNLHYLNRFPVQRLKIDRSFVQGMLHDAGTAEVTQAIVHLGHALGMRVVAEGVETLAEAAMLKQQGCDELQGYLYSRPLRPREMVQWLRSGPVELLDMPPVTAINAISATH is encoded by the coding sequence ATGGAGATAGATCGCGTGGATCGCGGCGTCATTGCTAGCCTGCTTCGTCACCCGTTGAACGCAGCTGTCGTGCTGCTGGACACGGATGGGCAGCCTTTGGCTGCCAATGCCATGGCCCGTAATCTGGGCCTGCCCGAACGCCTGTCACGTTATTGCCAGCAGTTGGCCTGCGCACGCCAGCAGCTCACCCACCAGGATGCGGTGGCATGCCCGCTGCCCGGTGAAGGGCGCCGGCTGGAAGGTTGGCTGAGCGCGGTGCAATCGCCGTCGACCGAGCCGTTGGGCTATCTGTACTCCGTGGCCAGCGATACCGAGGCGCGCAATGCGCGCTGGGCCATCGCAATGGAATCGGCGGGCCACAGTCTGTGGGATTGGGACATCGTCAGCGATGCGATCGTGCGCACCACCCCAATCCATGCCAGCTCGCCCGTACCTGCGGGTATGGGGCTGCTGGATGAGGTCCATCCGGAAGACCAGCTGCAGTTGCGCCAGGCCATCGCCACCCACCTGCACGATCCACAGGTCCCGTTCGCCTGCCAGTTCCGCCTGCGTCAAGCTGACGGCAGCTGGCACTGGGTACTCGATCGTGGCCAGGTCATCGCCCGCGCCGGCGACGGCCAGCCCCTGCGCATGGTGGGCACTTATACCGACATCCAGCAGCAGAAAGCGCTGGAAGACGAGTTGCGCTCGCAACAGGCCTTGTTGCAGCGGGCACAGCGCGTGGCAGGCATGGGCAGTTGGGTGTGGGAGCCACAGCGCGGTCGTGTGCAGTGGTCCGAAGAATTTGCCGCATCCATCGGCTGGGGCGATGTCAGCCTGCCCACTGGCCGCCAATGGCTGCGCACGCTAACCAATGACGCGCGCCGGCACCTGTTCGGCAGCTGGCGGCGCCTGCTCGATGATGCCGCCGGTGGCAGTTTCGACCTGACCTGGGGCCGCGACCCGGTAACCCAGCAGCAGCTGCGCATCTGGGTGGAACTCGATTACGACAGCGCGGGCGTGTTGCAGCGGGTGCTGGGCCAGGTGCAGAACATCAGCAACCAGCGCCGCACCGATGCCTTGATCCGCTGGCGCACCGAGCTGCTCAACCGGGTCTCGGCGCTGGGCCGCATTGGCGGCTGCGAGATCGAAGTGGACACGCGGGCGATGCAGTGGACCGAGGAGTGCTATCGCATCCACGGGTTGCGCAAGGCGCCGGTCACGCTTGACCAGGCGCTGGACCTGTACACCCCGGATTCGCGTGACCTCTTCGAGGCTGCGCTGCTGCGCATCGCCACAGGTGGCCTGCCGGAACAATTGGACCTATGTTTCTACCGTCCCTCGGGGCAGCGCGTCTGGGTGCAGGTATTGATCGAGCTGGATCAACGTGAAGGCCTGCCAGAACGTTATGTGGTGCTGTTCCGCGACATCACCCGCGAGCGCGAGGCCGACGAGCGGCTGGAACTGCTGGCCCACTACGATCTGCTGACCGGCCTACCCAACCGCATGCTGCTGCGCGAGCAGGGTGCGGAGGCCATCATCGAAGCCCGCGAACGCGGCGCGGTGCTGGCGATGCTGTTCATTGACCTGGACGGCTTCAAAACCATCAATGACACGTTTGGCCACGCCACCGGCGACATGCTGTTGAAAGCGGCGGCAGCACGCCTGCACCAGAACCTGCGTAATGCCGATCTGTTCGCCCGTTTCAATGGCGATGAGTTCATCGTGATCCTGCGTAATCTGGTGGAACCGGAGGACGCAGGGCATGTGGCGCGCAAGCTGATCGCATCGTTGGCCGAGCCGCTGTACCGCGAGGATGCAACCTTGAAGGTCGGTGCCAGCGTCGGCATCGCCCTGCTGGACGAGGGCCGCAACGACTTCGACAGCCTGCTGCGCGCCGCGGATGCGGCAATGCACGCAGCCAAGGAAGCGGGGCGCAATACTTACCAGTATTACAGCCAGGATGCGCTGGCGCGCACACAGCGCCGGGTCGAGATCGAGCATGCGCTGCATGGCGCGGTCGAGCGCGACGAGTTCAGTCTGGTCTACCAGCCACTGGTGCATGCCAACGGCGACCCGGTTCCGTCAATCGAGGCCTTGCTGCGTTGGAACAGCGGCCGGATCGGCGTGTGCAACCCTGCCGAATTCATCCCCATCGCCGAGAAATGTGGCGAGATCATCCATATCGGTGACTGGGTGCTGCGCGAGGTCTGCCGCCAGGCAGTGGTCTGGCAACAGGCCGGCCTGCAGTTTGATCGGGTGGCAGTGAACGTGTCCGCGCTGCAGCTGCGCGACCGCGGTTTTGCCGAACGTGTTGTCAGCATCTGCCAACAATCTGGCTGGCCTGCACAGCGGCTGGAACTGGAACTGACCGAATCGGCGTTGATCCGCGACACGGACGCGCTGCGGCAGTGCTTTGACGTGTTCGAGCAGCACGGCATCCCGCTGGCCGTGGATGACTTCGGTACCGGTTTTTCCAACCTGCATTACCTCAATCGTTTCCCTGTGCAGCGGCTGAAGATCGACCGCAGCTTCGTGCAGGGAATGCTGCACGATGCCGGTACCGCCGAAGTCACCCAGGCCATCGTGCACCTTGGCCATGCCCTGGGCATGCGCGTGGTGGCCGAGGGTGTCGAGACACTTGCCGAGGCGGCCATGCTCAAACAGCAGGGCTGTGACGAGCTGCAGGGCTACCTGTACTCACGGCCGCTGCGGCCTCGCGAGATGGTGCAATGGCTGCGCAGCGGCCCGGTCGAACTGTTGGATATGCCGCCTGTCACGGCGATCAACGCCATCAGCGCAACCCACTGA
- a CDS encoding NUDIX hydrolase, protein MNALQSQRWAPHVTVATVVSRAGQLLLVEEEKGGRRVLNQPAGHLEPGESLLEAAVRETREETGWDVQLTGFIGSYQWTAADGTPFLRFAFAAEPLQHHPEQALDVGIVQALWMSPVALQADMARLRSPLVWQTISDWLAGQRYPLSIVRQVAP, encoded by the coding sequence GTGAATGCTTTGCAGTCCCAGCGATGGGCGCCACATGTGACCGTGGCCACCGTGGTCTCCCGCGCAGGGCAGCTGCTGCTGGTGGAAGAAGAAAAAGGCGGCCGACGGGTGTTGAACCAGCCGGCCGGTCATCTTGAGCCGGGCGAGAGCCTGCTCGAGGCGGCGGTGCGCGAAACCCGCGAGGAAACCGGCTGGGACGTTCAGCTCACCGGTTTCATCGGCAGTTACCAGTGGACGGCGGCCGATGGCACGCCGTTCCTGCGCTTCGCCTTCGCCGCCGAACCGCTGCAGCACCATCCCGAACAAGCGCTCGATGTGGGTATCGTGCAGGCGCTGTGGATGAGCCCGGTGGCGTTGCAGGCCGACATGGCGCGACTGCGCAGCCCCTTGGTCTGGCAGACGATCTCCGATTGGCTGGCCGGGCAGCGTTACCCGCTTTCGATCGTGCGACAGGTGGCACCGTGA